A stretch of Candidatus Marsarchaeota archaeon DNA encodes these proteins:
- a CDS encoding 30S ribosomal protein S12, with amino-acid sequence MPNGEFAARKLLRERRHQRLLKKWLKRRRLKLKQKYDPMGTVPRATGLVLQKFAVEQKQPHSGQIKCVRVQLIKNGKVVGAFVPGDGTINYIDEHDEVTIEGLGGSQRGQMGCIPGMKYKVVEINGANAVQIVKGKQEKPKR; translated from the coding sequence TCGCAGCAAGGAAGCTCCTGAGGGAGCGGAGGCACCAGCGCCTCCTGAAGAAGTGGCTAAAGCGGAGGAGGCTCAAGCTGAAGCAGAAGTACGATCCTATGGGCACAGTGCCAAGGGCGACCGGCCTTGTGCTGCAGAAGTTTGCTGTCGAGCAGAAGCAGCCGCACTCCGGGCAGATAAAGTGCGTGCGCGTGCAGCTCATCAAGAACGGGAAGGTCGTTGGGGCTTTCGTGCCTGGCGACGGCACCATAAACTACATAGACGAGCACGACGAGGTCACGATAGAGGGCCTTGGAGGCTCTCAGAGAGGCCAGATGGGATGCATACCTGGCATGAAGTACAAGGTAGTCGAGATTAACGGCGCCAATGCGGTGCAGATAGTGAAGGGCAAGCAGGAGAAGCCGAAGAGATGA
- the rpsG gene encoding 30S ribosomal protein S7 — translation MEKEAQEAIAGAQPSNALTGSVAAPKKRRPQAKTAPLPEHRDGMDLSLLFEKYSYDVAVSDQSIKSYVSLRPAAYPASYRRTSDKKFSKANINIIERLENALMRGGTGKKIGGHVIRTKGRLQGKKLKVMHIIEKAFDAVHAQTGSNPVQVFINALENSAPIEDTTRIRQGGTISNIPVDISASRRLDTALRNIATAAIIGAFSNKRSISQALANELILASKNDVNSYAIKRKNEIERMARSAK, via the coding sequence ATGGAGAAGGAAGCTCAGGAGGCAATCGCTGGTGCGCAACCAAGCAATGCACTTACCGGCAGCGTTGCCGCGCCGAAAAAGCGCCGTCCGCAGGCCAAGACAGCGCCCCTGCCAGAGCACCGCGACGGCATGGACCTTTCGCTGCTTTTCGAAAAGTACAGCTACGACGTTGCCGTATCAGACCAGAGTATAAAAAGTTACGTAAGCCTGAGGCCTGCGGCCTATCCTGCGAGCTACAGGCGCACGAGCGACAAGAAGTTCTCGAAGGCCAACATAAACATAATTGAGAGGCTGGAGAATGCACTGATGCGCGGAGGCACCGGCAAGAAGATAGGCGGGCACGTCATACGCACAAAGGGCAGGCTTCAGGGCAAGAAGCTCAAGGTCATGCACATAATAGAGAAGGCGTTCGACGCAGTGCATGCGCAGACAGGCAGCAATCCCGTTCAGGTGTTCATCAATGCGCTCGAGAACAGCGCACCAATAGAAGACACCACCCGGATAAGGCAGGGCGGCACAATATCGAACATACCTGTAGACATAAGCGCGAGCCGCAGGCTCGACACGGCGCTCAGGAACATAGCCACTGCAGCAATAATCGGCGCTTTCTCCAACAAGCGCAGCATCTCTCAGGCATTGGCCAACGAGCTTATCCTAGCATCGAAGAATGACGTTAACAGCTATGCGATCAAGCGCAAGAACGAGATAGAGCGCATGGCAAGGAGCGCAAAGTGA